One Brachyspira suanatina DNA segment encodes these proteins:
- a CDS encoding ABC transporter ATP-binding protein/permease, whose protein sequence is MINKRLISLMGNAKKYIAWHVIIQLVNLALNITAVIFMADIIQKASQGNVLKEDILKVAIAIFVIVILRFRFNILMANMSYHASGRVKQTLREKMYSKLLTLGSRYKEKFSTSEIVQISMEGVDQLETYFGRYLPQFFYSMIAPIVLFCVLSTISVKSAVILLICVPLIPISIIAIVQIAKRILKKYWGSYSDLGEIFLEDVQGLTTLKIYKADEKKNEEMNIEAEKFRIATMNLLFMQLNSTTIMDIIAYGGAALGVIISVLEYMKGNINLAGTFTIIMLSAEFFIPLRLLGSFFHIAMNGISASDKMFEILDMEEDDKRVNNINKENEEITFKDVSFAYNKDKTILKNINMTIKEKSFVSIVGVSGSGKSTIAGLISLKNENYKGSIKIGDIELDTINKDDLYKKIVVVDHNSYLFEGTVYDNLKMAGNTITEKQMNEALKKVELYDFLQTENGLNTIIMEKAANLSGGQRQRLALARAILFNADIYIFDEATSNVDVESEESIMQIIRDIAKEKTVILISHRLYNCIPSDHIYFLKDGIIMEEGTHNKLMNLNGEYAKIYNEQSNLESITKGESLSIAI, encoded by the coding sequence ATGATTAATAAAAGACTTATATCATTAATGGGAAATGCTAAAAAATACATAGCATGGCATGTGATAATACAGCTTGTGAATTTGGCTCTAAATATAACAGCTGTAATTTTCATGGCTGATATAATACAAAAAGCTTCACAAGGAAATGTATTAAAAGAAGATATATTAAAAGTTGCTATTGCTATTTTTGTTATAGTAATATTGAGATTCAGATTCAATATTTTAATGGCTAACATGTCATATCATGCTTCAGGAAGAGTAAAACAAACTTTAAGAGAAAAAATGTACTCAAAACTTCTAACACTTGGAAGCAGATATAAAGAAAAATTCTCTACAAGTGAAATAGTACAGATATCTATGGAAGGCGTTGATCAATTAGAAACTTATTTCGGACGTTATCTTCCTCAGTTTTTCTATAGTATGATAGCTCCTATAGTGCTTTTTTGCGTACTTTCTACTATAAGCGTTAAGTCGGCTGTTATACTTTTGATATGTGTTCCTCTTATACCTATATCAATCATTGCTATAGTACAAATTGCTAAGAGAATATTAAAAAAATATTGGGGAAGTTATAGTGATTTAGGTGAAATATTTTTAGAAGATGTACAGGGACTTACTACTTTAAAAATATATAAAGCAGATGAAAAGAAAAATGAAGAAATGAATATAGAGGCTGAAAAGTTTAGAATTGCTACTATGAATCTTCTTTTTATGCAGCTTAACTCTACTACTATAATGGACATAATAGCTTATGGCGGAGCTGCTTTGGGAGTAATAATATCTGTACTTGAATATATGAAAGGAAATATAAATTTAGCAGGCACATTCACTATAATAATGCTTTCTGCTGAATTCTTTATACCTTTAAGACTTTTAGGCTCTTTCTTCCATATAGCTATGAACGGAATATCAGCAAGCGATAAGATGTTTGAAATACTTGATATGGAAGAAGATGATAAAAGAGTAAATAATATAAATAAAGAAAATGAAGAGATTACTTTTAAAGATGTAAGTTTTGCATACAATAAAGATAAAACTATATTAAAAAATATTAATATGACTATAAAAGAAAAATCATTCGTTTCTATAGTAGGCGTTTCAGGTTCAGGAAAAAGCACTATAGCAGGACTCATATCTTTGAAAAATGAAAATTATAAAGGTTCAATAAAAATTGGAGATATAGAACTTGATACAATAAATAAAGATGATTTATACAAAAAAATAGTTGTTGTTGATCATAACAGTTATTTATTTGAAGGAACTGTATATGATAATTTAAAAATGGCAGGAAACACTATAACAGAAAAGCAAATGAATGAAGCATTAAAGAAAGTTGAGCTTTATGATTTTCTTCAAACTGAAAATGGACTTAATACTATAATAATGGAGAAAGCTGCTAATTTATCTGGAGGACAAAGACAGAGATTGGCTTTGGCTAGAGCAATACTTTTTAATGCTGACATATATATATTTGATGAAGCTACTTCTAATGTTGATGTTGAAAGTGAAGAAAGCATTATGCAGATTATAAGAGATATTGCCAAAGAAAAAACTGTTATATTAATATCCCATAGACTTTACAACTGTATACCTTCAGATCATATATATTTCTTAAAAGACGGAATAATAATGGAAGAAGGAACTCATAATAAATTGATGAACCTAAATGGAGAGTATGCTAAAATTTACAATGAACAAAGCAATTTAGAAAGCATAACTAAAGGCGAAAGTTTAAGCATAGCCATTTAA
- a CDS encoding TetR/AcrR family transcriptional regulator: MNNIVTSKEEILRVSRELIKKRGLNSINMRSLAEASNIAVGSIYNYFKSKEELTIEVIGSVWMDIFHPSNVCLESDSFLDIVDTIYKNLEKGSKKYPSFFSMHSTMMFGKNKSKGINMMNMVKKHIKEGLYKTLINDKKVREDAFNDNFTADKFIDTIFSFIISSMINADYDGSMIKEIIKRTIY; encoded by the coding sequence ATGAACAATATTGTAACTTCAAAAGAAGAAATACTTAGAGTAAGCAGAGAACTTATAAAAAAAAGAGGGCTTAACTCAATAAATATGCGTTCTCTTGCAGAAGCATCTAATATAGCTGTTGGATCTATATACAATTATTTTAAATCCAAAGAGGAACTTACTATAGAAGTTATAGGAAGTGTATGGATGGATATATTTCACCCTTCAAATGTTTGCTTGGAATCTGATAGCTTTTTAGATATTGTTGATACTATTTATAAAAACTTGGAGAAAGGAAGTAAAAAATATCCTAGTTTTTTCTCTATGCATTCTACTATGATGTTTGGAAAAAATAAAAGCAAAGGTATCAATATGATGAATATGGTAAAAAAGCATATTAAAGAGGGATTATATAAAACTCTTATTAATGATAAAAAAGTAAGAGAAGATGCTTTCAATGATAATTTTACTGCTGATAAATTTATAGATACTATATTCTCATTTATTATAAGTTCTATGATTAATGCAGATTATGATGGTTCTATGATAAAAGAAATAATAAAAAGAACCATTTATTAA
- a CDS encoding YbaN family protein, whose amino-acid sequence MRILFISLGFLFMGIGVIGVVVPILPTAPFLLLSGFFFAKGSKKFHDWFISTNLYKKHLESFVKSKTMTLKSKLTILIPVTIMLSIALVFINHLHARIALVVVLLIKYIYFFAYIKTTKEYSGSIETNIELDKEN is encoded by the coding sequence ATGAGAATATTATTTATATCTTTAGGTTTTTTATTTATGGGCATAGGTGTTATTGGTGTGGTAGTTCCTATACTCCCAACAGCACCTTTTTTGCTCTTATCAGGATTCTTTTTTGCTAAAGGGTCTAAAAAATTTCATGATTGGTTTATATCAACTAATCTTTATAAAAAGCATTTAGAAAGTTTTGTTAAATCAAAAACTATGACTTTAAAATCTAAATTAACTATATTGATACCAGTTACTATTATGCTATCAATAGCATTAGTATTTATAAATCATCTGCATGCTAGAATAGCATTAGTTGTAGTCCTATTAATAAAATATATATATTTCTTTGCCTATATAAAAACCACAAAAGAATACAGCGGCAGCATAGAAACAAATATCGAATTGGATAAGGAAAATTAA
- a CDS encoding Glu/Leu/Phe/Val dehydrogenase family protein: MEYLAKETNFVAGLRSKSGYPSPMTAYCVYMAIKASALKAFGTDNLGGKKISIQGFGHIGLVLCDYLAKDNVHLFVSDIDNDKVKKVVELYKAKEVDVNSIYEQDVDIFAPCGLGAIINDETIPKLKCKVIAGSPNNVLKESHHGRILKEKGIVYAPDYVANAGGVINVAMENPTYNYEAAKSATEKIYNRILEIFEISDRENISTNEAADKLAMQE, encoded by the coding sequence ATGGAATATCTTGCTAAAGAAACTAATTTCGTTGCAGGACTAAGAAGCAAATCCGGATACCCTTCTCCTATGACTGCTTATTGTGTTTATATGGCTATAAAGGCAAGTGCATTAAAGGCATTCGGAACTGATAATTTAGGAGGAAAGAAAATATCAATTCAGGGATTTGGACATATAGGTTTGGTATTATGCGATTATTTAGCTAAAGATAATGTACATTTATTCGTATCTGATATTGATAATGATAAAGTAAAAAAGGTTGTTGAACTCTATAAAGCTAAAGAAGTTGATGTTAATTCTATATATGAACAAGATGTGGATATATTCGCTCCTTGCGGATTAGGTGCTATAATAAATGATGAAACTATACCAAAATTAAAATGCAAAGTTATAGCAGGTTCGCCTAATAATGTTCTTAAAGAATCTCATCATGGAAGAATATTGAAAGAGAAAGGTATTGTTTATGCTCCTGATTATGTTGCAAATGCAGGAGGCGTTATCAATGTGGCTATGGAAAATCCTACCTATAATTATGAAGCTGCTAAAAGTGCTACAGAAAAAATATATAATAGAATATTAGAAATATTTGAAATATCCGACAGAGAAAATATTTCTACAAATGAAGCTGCCGATAAATTAGCTATGCAAGAATAG
- a CDS encoding Glu/Leu/Phe/Val dehydrogenase dimerization domain-containing protein yields the protein MRLARGISLKSACAGLDLGGGKTVIMADPKKLKEMSFSGDLTEDL from the coding sequence TTGAGGCTTGCAAGAGGAATATCTTTAAAATCTGCATGCGCCGGACTTGATTTAGGAGGCGGAAAAACTGTAATAATGGCCGATCCAAAAAAGTTAAAGGAAATGAGCTTTTCTGGAGATCTTACGGAAGATTTATAG
- a CDS encoding SagB/ThcOx family dehydrogenase, with protein MKKQDVKNNKIKVSKEELEAKEIPLLFSVVNFSSNLHISMYVDSIGIKTSESSYRAMMYSEVNRNISEEYLLNSKKSSIDLTSLLNVGNYSLFPIGASLSNRKLLEDDVHKKGNAIKLPNYKNLNAPIGAVIRSRRSRRDFKGEALTLVDLSTLLYYGDGISGDFSFNFPKEDYGTITLGDEYISKVRTAPSGGGLYPIYLYIVALNIKGIDKGVYKYMPYTHSLEKIKIFSDEDVENYCKDNVFGGGIDLRKTALSVYYVYSLFENTRKYGDMALSFALIETGEIAQNIQLAAAASGISACDIGGFNKSLSEQLLNIDGQTNHIVHLTLLSK; from the coding sequence ATGAAAAAACAAGATGTAAAAAATAATAAAATAAAAGTATCAAAAGAAGAATTAGAAGCAAAAGAAATTCCTTTGCTGTTTAGTGTTGTAAATTTTTCTTCAAATTTACATATTTCTATGTATGTTGATAGTATAGGTATTAAAACATCAGAATCTTCGTATAGGGCTATGATGTATTCTGAAGTAAATAGGAATATTAGTGAAGAGTATCTACTGAATTCTAAAAAATCATCAATAGATTTAACATCATTGCTAAACGTTGGAAATTATTCGTTATTTCCTATAGGGGCTTCTCTTAGTAATAGAAAACTATTAGAAGATGATGTTCATAAAAAAGGAAATGCTATTAAGCTACCAAATTATAAAAATCTTAATGCTCCTATAGGTGCTGTAATAAGATCTAGAAGAAGTAGAAGAGATTTTAAAGGTGAAGCATTAACATTAGTAGATTTGTCTACTTTGTTATATTATGGAGACGGTATCTCTGGAGATTTTAGTTTTAATTTTCCTAAAGAAGATTATGGTACTATAACTTTGGGCGATGAGTATATATCTAAAGTCCGTACAGCTCCTTCAGGCGGAGGTCTTTATCCTATATATCTTTATATTGTGGCATTAAATATAAAAGGTATTGATAAGGGTGTATATAAATATATGCCTTATACTCATTCTCTTGAAAAGATAAAAATATTTAGTGATGAAGATGTAGAAAATTATTGTAAAGATAATGTATTCGGTGGGGGTATAGATTTAAGAAAAACAGCTTTATCTGTTTATTATGTTTATAGTTTGTTTGAGAATACAAGAAAATATGGAGATATGGCATTGTCTTTTGCTTTGATAGAAACAGGTGAAATAGCACAAAATATACAGCTTGCTGCTGCTGCAAGCGGTATTTCAGCATGCGATATTGGTGGATTTAATAAGTCTCTATCTGAACAATTGTTAAATATAGATGGTCAAACTAATCATATTGTTCACTTGACTTTATTGTCAAAATGA
- a CDS encoding streptolysin associated protein SagC, which produces MDNKNIKLYDNVTIFFNSNDEIRFRKGIWNFEEATLGLNDLNDNIKEALIFFAKELFDDKLISFENIVKKFSLNEKDSNFLDEIISSLIGNRFLEYDDKKNNMLNTVYEFIGEYFYDIPDESKVQKNKVMFITDNARLKEYAKLTSEDLYMNVAMMDSDDIKNLEKANLTDTSDAIENIEAYKELIKLFDGISCVVVSVEKPRLNLLRNINRLLLDKSIPIVISILDGPFLNITTIKGKETGCYECFENRVVARNESLSVYNKFVKQTMDFKLNSKKTYITPILQTFTSLALYEAFLFATIGRCKLAGRVINVYMPLIEIQIQDLLRVPFCPACGHISKAKYDEMYTSSRKIIENLSSKVIING; this is translated from the coding sequence ATGGATAATAAAAATATTAAACTTTATGATAATGTAACTATTTTTTTTAATTCTAATGATGAGATTAGATTTAGAAAGGGAATATGGAATTTTGAAGAGGCTACTTTAGGGCTTAATGATTTAAATGATAATATAAAAGAAGCTTTAATATTCTTTGCTAAAGAACTTTTTGATGATAAATTAATTTCTTTTGAAAATATAGTAAAGAAATTTTCTCTTAATGAGAAAGACAGTAATTTTTTGGATGAAATTATATCTTCTCTTATAGGTAATAGATTTTTAGAGTATGATGATAAAAAAAATAATATGCTTAATACGGTTTATGAGTTTATAGGAGAATACTTTTATGATATACCAGATGAAAGTAAAGTACAGAAAAATAAAGTAATGTTTATAACTGATAATGCAAGATTAAAAGAGTATGCTAAATTGACATCAGAAGATTTATATATGAATGTTGCTATGATGGATTCTGATGATATAAAAAATCTTGAAAAAGCAAATCTTACAGATACAAGTGATGCCATTGAAAATATTGAAGCTTATAAAGAATTAATAAAATTATTTGATGGTATATCATGTGTTGTTGTAAGTGTAGAGAAACCTAGATTAAATTTGCTTAGAAATATAAATAGGCTTCTTCTTGATAAATCAATACCAATAGTTATATCGATATTAGATGGACCGTTTTTAAATATTACTACTATAAAAGGTAAAGAGACTGGTTGTTATGAATGCTTTGAAAATAGGGTGGTAGCTAGAAATGAAAGTTTGTCGGTTTATAATAAATTTGTAAAACAAACTATGGATTTTAAATTAAACAGTAAAAAAACTTATATAACACCTATTTTGCAAACATTTACTTCTCTTGCGTTATACGAGGCGTTTTTATTTGCAACTATAGGTAGATGCAAACTTGCAGGACGAGTTATAAATGTTTATATGCCTCTAATAGAAATTCAGATTCAGGATTTACTTAGAGTTCCTTTTTGTCCAGCATGTGGTCATATAAGTAAAGCTAAATATGATGAGATGTATACTTCGTCAAGAAAAATAATAGAAAATCTTTCTAGTAAAGTTATAATAAATGGATGA
- a CDS encoding YcaO-like family protein: MINYYPNHKNILNKFNSICGHQTGIMNSLIIMQSNSIISENMNTCTAMLPDYHKILLGDNVEVNYHLSGYGIYRDEAIIRLLGEGVERYALFTSNLYFEEKLKYASYNQLKKEYPNNVIPFEYIKIYSDDECQKLNSIGILENITEDDILSWILLPSLFDKEKEYYMPAQNFFLSHPIRRDKGEKVFISGFSKGSASHKNIPLALKSAITEIIECDACMIKWYTESNVKEVIIDDDILNNAINSILKDIDYNVRVFDYTVDEKLGYVFTVMLVNKSEESPYIVVGASSGLNPRKVIYRAFMEALAILILNINGPLSMPLDYLETVSQKSYINLDSNVNYWGDLIDKEKKLKFIDSKIKDKIELSKYKNLEVDTNSDLEYLIKGLHSISKYAVYLDITPVEIYDKGLHVIRVYVPELIQMSMPAFPYNKHPRIIANGGVSNNEFPHPLP, translated from the coding sequence ATGATTAATTACTATCCAAATCATAAAAATATATTAAACAAATTTAATTCTATTTGTGGACACCAAACAGGAATTATGAATTCTCTTATTATAATGCAATCTAATTCTATTATATCTGAGAATATGAATACATGTACTGCAATGCTTCCTGATTATCATAAAATATTATTAGGAGATAATGTTGAGGTTAATTATCACCTTTCAGGTTATGGTATTTATAGAGATGAGGCTATTATAAGGTTATTAGGTGAAGGTGTAGAGAGATATGCATTATTTACTTCAAATTTGTATTTTGAAGAAAAACTAAAATACGCTTCTTATAATCAGTTAAAAAAAGAATACCCTAATAATGTAATACCATTTGAATACATTAAAATATATAGTGATGATGAATGTCAAAAATTAAATAGTATTGGTATTTTAGAAAATATAACAGAGGATGATATATTATCTTGGATACTTCTTCCTTCTTTATTTGACAAAGAGAAAGAATATTATATGCCAGCACAGAATTTCTTTTTATCTCATCCTATTAGAAGAGATAAGGGGGAAAAAGTATTTATAAGCGGATTTTCAAAAGGAAGTGCAAGTCATAAGAATATACCTCTTGCTTTAAAATCAGCTATAACTGAAATAATAGAATGCGATGCATGTATGATAAAATGGTATACAGAAAGTAATGTTAAAGAAGTTATAATTGATGATGATATTCTTAATAACGCTATAAATAGTATTTTGAAAGATATTGATTATAATGTTAGAGTTTTTGATTATACAGTTGATGAAAAGTTAGGATATGTTTTTACCGTTATGCTTGTTAATAAAAGCGAAGAATCTCCTTACATTGTAGTTGGAGCTTCTTCAGGGCTTAATCCTAGAAAAGTAATATATAGAGCTTTTATGGAGGCTTTAGCTATACTTATCTTAAATATTAATGGTCCTTTATCAATGCCATTAGATTATTTGGAGACTGTGTCTCAAAAAAGCTATATTAACCTTGATAGTAATGTTAATTATTGGGGTGATCTTATAGATAAAGAAAAAAAATTGAAATTTATTGATAGTAAAATTAAAGATAAAATTGAATTAAGTAAATATAAAAACCTAGAAGTAGATACCAACTCAGATTTGGAATATTTAATAAAAGGACTTCATAGTATATCAAAATATGCTGTTTATTTAGATATTACCCCTGTTGAAATATATGATAAGGGTTTACATGTTATTAGGGTGTATGTTCCTGAGCTTATTCAGATGTCTATGCCAGCTTTTCCTTATAATAAGCATCCTAGAATTATTGCAAATGGAGGCGTTTCAAACAATGAATTTCCACACCCTCTACCTTGA
- a CDS encoding CPBP family intramembrane glutamic endopeptidase, with translation MNFHTLYLDKILVLLSVSFPTSLTGIFIKLHFDRINRIFPNTLSHLIFVLIVFFTGYVGYINYNVNVYFIILAFIMSFVCIGIEIFEAMLVHFFKYKFWIKNIEIHEVIEKNNILSDTIIIFLGVLCEEIIFRQVFFNITYNLLGINIYVVVMLSAFIYSINHIYFGTNVVLQKFIIGIIYSLLYVYSSFCIVIPVITHFAQNFILYILSFKRNKREALN, from the coding sequence ATGAATTTCCACACCCTCTACCTTGATAAAATTCTTGTGTTACTTTCTGTTTCTTTTCCAACTTCTTTAACAGGAATATTTATTAAATTACATTTTGATAGAATAAATAGAATTTTTCCAAATACTTTAAGTCATCTAATATTTGTTTTAATAGTATTTTTTACAGGATATGTGGGTTATATAAATTATAATGTTAATGTTTATTTTATTATTTTAGCTTTTATTATGTCTTTTGTATGTATAGGTATAGAAATTTTTGAGGCTATGTTGGTTCATTTTTTTAAATACAAATTTTGGATAAAAAACATAGAAATTCATGAAGTAATTGAAAAAAATAACATACTGTCTGATACGATAATTATATTTCTTGGAGTTTTGTGTGAGGAGATAATTTTTAGGCAGGTATTTTTTAATATTACATATAATTTACTAGGTATTAATATCTATGTTGTAGTTATGCTTTCAGCATTTATATATTCTATTAATCATATATATTTTGGAACTAATGTTGTATTACAAAAATTTATTATAGGAATTATATATTCTTTATTATATGTATATTCATCTTTTTGTATAGTGATACCCGTAATTACTCATTTTGCGCAGAATTTTATTTTATATATATTGTCATTCAAAAGAAATAAAAGAGAGGCATTAAATTGA
- a CDS encoding ABC transporter ATP-binding protein yields the protein MEILISANNIKKSFNKRLILKNVDFNINKGEVVAIVGPNGSGKTTLINILLGILKPDCGETKINIDNYKKHIGIQLQSTPFFEGYSVRDNILMFSALYDMKISDEEIENITKKYGLDQKTLAIKLSGGEQKKLAIMIATMQNPSLLIFDEPTASLDPRERYNVKNMILELVKEDKTILFTSHDLEEVEDIASRIVFLYKGEILESGTKDELLKKYNFDSLEKVYLHITNS from the coding sequence ATGGAAATTTTAATTAGTGCTAATAACATAAAAAAAAGTTTTAATAAAAGATTAATATTAAAAAATGTTGATTTTAATATTAATAAGGGTGAAGTTGTAGCAATTGTTGGCCCTAATGGATCTGGTAAAACTACTCTTATAAATATACTACTAGGTATATTAAAACCTGATTGCGGAGAAACAAAAATAAACATAGATAATTATAAAAAACATATAGGTATTCAGCTTCAATCTACTCCATTTTTTGAAGGTTATAGTGTAAGAGATAATATATTAATGTTTTCAGCTCTATATGATATGAAAATTAGTGATGAAGAAATAGAAAACATTACAAAAAAATATGGATTAGATCAAAAAACTCTTGCTATAAAACTTTCAGGTGGTGAGCAGAAGAAACTTGCTATAATGATAGCTACTATGCAAAATCCAAGTTTGCTTATATTTGATGAACCTACAGCAAGTTTAGATCCAAGAGAAAGATATAATGTAAAAAATATGATATTGGAACTTGTGAAAGAGGATAAAACTATACTTTTTACTTCTCATGATTTAGAAGAGGTTGAGGATATAGCCAGTAGAATAGTATTTTTATATAAAGGAGAAATATTAGAAAGCGGAACTAAAGATGAACTTTTAAAGAAATATAATTTTGATAGTTTAGAGAAGGTCTATTTACATATTACTAATTCTTAA
- a CDS encoding ABC transporter permease: protein MKTIFKLTMKKAIRDPFLIFWSIFFPLVIVISMGIFFKMESYTIHILTAMSCVSVLAYSFMTTSFNVLSQRRRGVYNLLKVTPLPLYKYIISLSCAWVIISIISCLFVFCVCALFFKLEFSFVSILLFLPVIIFASLLYIFISFFVSSLVKTNEVASILYNIILMGSMFLSDGYYSLYNAPNIIKFLSKLNIFQHFLNAFRGAFYFDFYAYFTGIAVILVCLVVALILAVNTFRYADK, encoded by the coding sequence ATGAAAACTATATTTAAACTTACAATGAAAAAAGCTATAAGAGACCCTTTCCTTATATTTTGGTCTATATTCTTTCCTTTAGTTATAGTTATATCAATGGGAATCTTTTTCAAAATGGAAAGTTATACTATTCATATACTTACTGCTATGAGTTGTGTTAGTGTACTTGCTTATTCATTTATGACTACAAGTTTTAATGTTCTTAGTCAGAGAAGAAGAGGGGTTTATAATCTACTTAAAGTAACACCTCTTCCTTTATATAAATATATAATAAGTTTGTCATGTGCTTGGGTGATAATATCTATTATAAGTTGTTTATTTGTATTTTGTGTATGTGCTTTATTTTTTAAATTAGAGTTTTCTTTTGTTTCTATACTTTTGTTTTTGCCTGTAATTATATTTGCATCTTTGCTTTATATATTTATAAGTTTCTTTGTTTCTAGTTTGGTAAAAACTAATGAAGTAGCAAGCATATTGTATAATATTATATTAATGGGATCTATGTTTTTGAGTGATGGATATTATTCTTTATACAATGCTCCAAATATAATAAAATTTTTAAGTAAATTAAATATTTTTCAGCATTTTTTGAATGCTTTTAGAGGTGCTTTTTATTTTGATTTTTATGCATATTTTACAGGAATAGCTGTAATTTTAGTATGCTTAGTAGTTGCTTTGATACTTGCTGTTAATACTTTCAGATATGCTGATAAATAA